One genomic region from Bacillus solimangrovi encodes:
- a CDS encoding ABC transporter ATP-binding protein, producing MGQDLLKIEHLTGGYTNKNVLDDVSFEVKKGELTALIGLNGAGKSTTIKHIIGLMEPKKGTISINGKTSGSSPEKYRSQFTYIPETPILYDELTLYEHLELTAMAYGIDKDTFEKRLHQLLKEFRMEKRLKWFPVHFSKGMRQKVMIMCAFLVEPSLYIIDEPFVGLDPLGIQSFLNYIQQMKEQGAGILMSTHILSTAERYCDKFVILHEGQIRAKGTLEELKEQFGMPDATLDDLYLQLTKEDQNV from the coding sequence ATGGGACAAGATTTATTGAAAATTGAGCATCTAACAGGTGGATATACAAATAAAAATGTGCTTGATGATGTTTCATTTGAAGTAAAAAAAGGTGAACTTACAGCCCTGATTGGACTCAACGGAGCAGGAAAGAGTACGACGATTAAACATATTATTGGTTTAATGGAACCAAAAAAAGGAACGATATCAATAAATGGAAAGACGAGTGGTTCATCACCAGAGAAATATCGTTCACAATTTACATATATTCCTGAGACACCTATTTTGTATGATGAATTAACATTATATGAGCATTTAGAATTAACAGCTATGGCTTATGGTATAGATAAGGATACATTTGAGAAACGATTGCATCAATTATTAAAAGAATTTCGAATGGAAAAGCGTTTGAAATGGTTTCCAGTTCATTTCTCAAAAGGAATGCGTCAAAAAGTAATGATTATGTGTGCGTTCTTAGTTGAACCTTCTTTATATATAATTGATGAACCTTTTGTAGGTTTGGACCCATTGGGTATTCAGTCATTCTTGAATTATATACAGCAAATGAAAGAACAGGGAGCAGGTATTTTAATGTCTACACATATCTTATCAACGGCAGAAAGGTATTGTGATAAGTTTGTGATTTTGCATGAGGGACAAATTCGAGCTAAAGGCACTTTAGAGGAATTAAAAGAGCAGTTTGGCATGCCAGATGCAACTCTCGATGATTTATATTTGCAGCTAACAAAGGAAGATCAAAATGTTTAA